The stretch of DNA TATGGATAAAACTAAAACTCCTGGCGATGGTGTTATTTCAGGTTATGGAAAAGTAGAGGGTCGTTTAGTGTATATATTCGCATTTGATTTTACCGTTTTTGGGGGAACCTTAAGTAGGGCAAATGCCGATAAGATAGTAAAGGTTCAGCAATTGGCGCTTAAAATGGGTGCACCCTTAATAGGACTTAATGATTCTGGTGGTGCTCGTATTCAGGAAGGCGTGCAAAGCCTTGCAGGTTATGCCGAGATTTTTCACAATAATGTTAAGAGTTCAGGAGTAGTTCCTCAAATCTCATGTATTATGGGTCCTTGTGCAGGAGGAGCAGTTTATTCACCTGCTTTGACTGATTTTATTATTATGGTTAAGGATACAAGTTATATGTTTGTAACTGGTCCGGATGTAATTAAAACAGTAACTCACGAAGATGTTACAAAGGAAGAGCTTGGGGGTGCAATTACTCATAATTCTAGGAGTGGTGTTGCTCATTTTGTTGCAGAGAACGATGAGCAAGCAGCCATGCTTGTTCGTGAATTGTTGGGATTTTTACCATCCAACAACATGGAGGAGGCACCTCTTGTTCCCACAACTGATGATACCCACAGACAGGATGAGAGTTTGCAAACGCTTGTCCCATTAGATCCAAATAAGCCTTATGATATCAAAGATCTAATTGAAACTATTCTCGACGATAAAAATTTTCTGGAGGTTCAACCACATTATGCTAAAAATATTGTAATAGGTTTTGGTCGTATGGCAGGGCAGTCGGTTGGAATCGTTGCTAATCAACCAATACATTTGGCAGGAGTTCTTGATATTGACTCTTCAATTAAAGCTGCCCGATTTGTTAGATTTTGCGATGCCTTCAATATTCCAATAATTACTTTTGTTGATGTTCCCGGATTTCTCCCCGGATTAACTCAGGAAACAAACGGCATAATTAAACATGGAGCAAAATTACTTTACGCATTTTCAGAAGCAACAGTTCCTTTAATAACTGTAATTACTCGTAAAGCATATGGTGGAGCCTATTGTGTGATGGCTAGTAAACATATTGGTGCTGATGTAAATTTTGCCTACCCAACAGCCGAAATTGCAGTAATGGGACCGGAGGGAGCCGTGAATATTATTTTTAGAAACAAAATCTCAAATGAAGAGGAACGTTTAGAAAAAATTGAGGAATACCGCGAGACCCTTGCAAATCCATATAAAGCTGCTGAACTTGGATATATCGATGAGGTTATTTACCCCAAACAAACCCGGTTTAAAATAATTCAAGCCTTGGAGATGACAAGGAATAAAACCCAACAACCTCCACATCGGAAGCATGGAAATATTGTTCTTTAAGCCTAAATAGTGAGGATTAGCTCTAAATATATTTCAAAAGATTAAGTAACGTGCTATATTTAAGCGTTTTAATCAATTGAACATAAAAAGTGTATTTTTTTTTTGGAGATGTTAATAAATGCTATATTTTTGCATCACCAAAAAACAATGCAGAAGTAGCTCAGTTGGTAGAGCATAACCTTGCCAAGGTTAGGGTCGCGAGTTCGAGTCTCGTCTTCTGCTCCAAAAGCATAAAGTTCAAAGTTTACATAAGCTTTGAACTTTTAACTTTAAAGTTCTAAGATTTATTGCCCGGGTGGTGGAACTGGTAGACACGCAGGACTTAAAATCCTGTGGCCATTGCGGCTGTGCGGGTTCAAGTCCCGCCCCGGGTACGAAAGCCTCGAGTAATCGAGGCTTTTGTTATTTTGTAGATTTGAATAAATGATTGTGAAGTTTATCATATTTGACTTGAATATGACCGCTTTGAGAATCTTTTCTAAATAACTTACGTTACGATTATCCCATCTATTAATGGAGAATTTTCTAGCAAATCTATGATTTAAAGAATATTCCACTCGTTATGTTGATTTAAGTTGTTTTTAGCCTAGAAGACCTCCAGACCCATAATATTACTAATTTAAGAAAAATATCAAGTATATAGCATAAACAATAACTGTTTATTGCAATTTCTGAATGTTTGCGTTCTTGGCTTGGTCTGGATTTATCAAGCCCAAGAATTCGGTAACAATTTGTTACAAACCTGAAAAAAGTGCCTTACAAATGCATCGTTATTTTGCTTGCGAATCAAATATGGCATTCTACAATGAAAAAAACAATTTACATTCTAATCGTATTTTACGTTCACATCTCTTGGCAAACAATGGCTCAAATAGAGTCAACTAATGTCGCACTAAGTCAATGCATTGATGCTGCTTTAATCAATAATCCAAGTATCAAGGAGTCAGAAAACGATGCAAGCATCTCCGCTTTGGGTATTAAAATGGCGCAGTCCGGTTTGTATCCAACTGTTTCAATCGAAGGTTCTGGAGGAATATCAGATCAATACCGATTGGGAAATGATTATAAGATCGGTACTGCTAAACTGACAATAGATCAGTTAATCTGGCAAAAGGGAAAAGTTAAATCTGTCATAGAACAGACCCGTTTTACTAAAGACGCTTCTATCGCTTCACTTGAAGCTCGCAAACAGGAACTAATCGTTTCGGTTAAGAAAATATATTTTACCTGTTTACAGCAGAATCAATTGTACTTAGTTGCTCAGGATAATGTATCGAAGGCTGAATTATTCTTAGAGTATGCTAGAGAGCGTTATAAAATTGGAGTTGGAAGGAAATCGGATATTCTGAAAGCAGAAAGCGATCTTGCTGAAGCTGAATTTGAAAGAGACTCATACCGGAACTCGCTAAAGCAATCGCAGAACGAACTATCCATGCTTACGGGTCTTTCTGATAATAATCAGTCTCTACTAGTAGATACATGGCAAGTTGGCAACCTTGAAACATACAACAAACAATCCGATAGCCTTTTTGCAATTGCATTTAAAAATTACCCCGAATTGCAGATGATTAACAACCTTGGATTAATGCAACAGGCAAAGATTCAAGAGACAAAAGCAGAATTCTATCCACGAATAGGAGTCAGTGCAGGTTACAATTGGAGCTACAATCCTATCGTTCAAAAGCAAAATAGTTGGTATTCAGTAGTAGCCCTTCGATGGAATATATTCAATGGTAATGAAAAACGCTATAGGTTACAATCGGAAAAGATAAGAAGAATCAGCTATGAAAATCAGGCTGATGAAATAAAGACCTTTTTAATAAAGGAGGTAAGCAACTGCTTAATCAGCATAAAGGAAGCAGAAAATCAAATTGTCCTTACCAACAAATTAATGAAAACTACCTCGGAAAATCTTGAAATAGCCAAAAGTCAGTTCAATGTTGGAACAGGTTCAATGTTAGAGCTGACAGATGCTAGAGTAAAAGATCTTTCAGCCAAACAAAAAAATATTCAGGCCATGACCACTTTTCAAATTGCTATGGCAAATCTCGAACGCTTAATTGGAAATACTAATGAAA from Bacteroidales bacterium encodes:
- a CDS encoding TolC family protein gives rise to the protein MKKTIYILIVFYVHISWQTMAQIESTNVALSQCIDAALINNPSIKESENDASISALGIKMAQSGLYPTVSIEGSGGISDQYRLGNDYKIGTAKLTIDQLIWQKGKVKSVIEQTRFTKDASIASLEARKQELIVSVKKIYFTCLQQNQLYLVAQDNVSKAELFLEYARERYKIGVGRKSDILKAESDLAEAEFERDSYRNSLKQSQNELSMLTGLSDNNQSLLVDTWQVGNLETYNKQSDSLFAIAFKNYPELQMINNLGLMQQAKIQETKAEFYPRIGVSAGYNWSYNPIVQKQNSWYSVVALRWNIFNGNEKRYRLQSEKIRRISYENQADEIKTFLIKEVSNCLISIKEAENQIVLTNKLMKTTSENLEIAKSQFNVGTGSMLELTDARVKDLSAKQKNIQAMTTFQIAMANLERLIGNTNETPML
- a CDS encoding acyl-CoA carboxylase subunit beta, with protein sequence MKTLEEKFNQFEQKIKEATLGGGSERIQKQHEAGKQTARERIIEFLDKGSFNEFDMLVTHRSNEFGMDKTKTPGDGVISGYGKVEGRLVYIFAFDFTVFGGTLSRANADKIVKVQQLALKMGAPLIGLNDSGGARIQEGVQSLAGYAEIFHNNVKSSGVVPQISCIMGPCAGGAVYSPALTDFIIMVKDTSYMFVTGPDVIKTVTHEDVTKEELGGAITHNSRSGVAHFVAENDEQAAMLVRELLGFLPSNNMEEAPLVPTTDDTHRQDESLQTLVPLDPNKPYDIKDLIETILDDKNFLEVQPHYAKNIVIGFGRMAGQSVGIVANQPIHLAGVLDIDSSIKAARFVRFCDAFNIPIITFVDVPGFLPGLTQETNGIIKHGAKLLYAFSEATVPLITVITRKAYGGAYCVMASKHIGADVNFAYPTAEIAVMGPEGAVNIIFRNKISNEEERLEKIEEYRETLANPYKAAELGYIDEVIYPKQTRFKIIQALEMTRNKTQQPPHRKHGNIVL